The Lysobacter enzymogenes genome window below encodes:
- a CDS encoding YceI family protein, which yields MAVTASRPRPFGRAATSLPLALLLLAGGAGAQAPLPSAAPATAAPLPAPGPRVVAQTGFDPLHTRFSFELRTRWGQKVGGEFPRYDGEVSVLADGRHQVRIRLATGAVVVGDSERYTRMARGDRFFAAERYPYIEFLSEPHAADLVRQGGALRGRLTLHGISRMETFVLAPAACARPGEDCDAIAHGSVSRDDYALDGWQFALGDRVRFTMQVRLLSTQNKLPPPRTPPSRPPETVPARPER from the coding sequence GTGGCCGTGACCGCGTCGCGGCCGCGGCCGTTCGGCCGCGCTGCGACGTCGCTGCCTCTCGCCCTGCTCCTGCTCGCCGGCGGCGCCGGCGCGCAGGCGCCGTTGCCGTCGGCGGCGCCCGCGACCGCCGCGCCGCTGCCGGCGCCGGGCCCGCGCGTGGTCGCGCAGACCGGCTTCGATCCGCTCCACACCCGTTTCAGCTTCGAACTGCGCACCCGCTGGGGCCAGAAGGTCGGCGGCGAGTTCCCGCGCTACGACGGCGAGGTCAGCGTGCTCGCCGACGGCCGCCATCAGGTCCGCATCCGCCTGGCCACCGGCGCGGTCGTGGTCGGCGATTCCGAGCGCTACACCCGCATGGCCCGCGGCGATCGCTTCTTCGCCGCCGAGCGTTATCCGTACATCGAATTCCTGTCCGAGCCGCACGCGGCCGACCTGGTCCGCCAGGGCGGCGCGCTGCGCGGACGGCTGACCCTGCACGGGATCAGCCGCATGGAAACCTTCGTCCTGGCCCCGGCCGCGTGCGCGCGCCCGGGCGAGGACTGCGACGCGATCGCCCACGGCAGCGTCAGCCGCGACGACTACGCTCTGGACGGATGGCAGTTCGCGTTGGGCGACCGGGTGCGTTTCACCATGCAAGTGCGCCTGTTATCCACGCAAAATAAGCTTCCCCCGCCGCGGACCCCGCCGTCGCGGCCCCCCGAGACGGTTCCGGCACGGCCGGAGCGCTGA
- a CDS encoding SixA phosphatase family protein has product MRELILLRHAHAEPAANGQADLDRPLSAEGLAEAEAAGRWLAQNKLVPDCVLCSPSRRTRETLEAVLGAIGYVEQRIEPSVYEATPGTLIALADTHADVERLMLVGHNPGLERLAALLHSGQSGDYRGMPPAGIAVLSLVPGVALEPGSAQLSAFWWP; this is encoded by the coding sequence ATGCGCGAACTGATCCTGCTCCGCCACGCCCACGCCGAACCCGCCGCCAACGGTCAGGCCGACCTCGACCGTCCCCTGTCCGCCGAAGGCCTGGCCGAAGCCGAAGCCGCCGGCCGCTGGCTGGCGCAGAACAAGCTGGTGCCCGACTGCGTGCTGTGCTCGCCGTCGCGGCGCACGCGCGAAACCCTGGAAGCCGTGCTCGGCGCGATCGGCTACGTCGAACAGCGGATCGAGCCGTCGGTGTACGAGGCCACCCCGGGCACGCTGATCGCCCTGGCCGACACCCACGCCGACGTCGAACGGCTGATGCTGGTCGGGCACAACCCCGGCCTGGAGCGGCTGGCCGCGCTGCTGCACAGCGGCCAGTCCGGCGATTACCGCGGCATGCCGCCGGCGGGCATCGCCGTGCTCAGCCTCGTCCCCGGCGTGGCCCTGGAACCCGGTTCGGCCCAGCTCAGCGCCTTCTGGTGGCCGTGA
- a CDS encoding hotdog fold thioesterase gives MEPLGIAFTEIGPDYVRGTMPVDARTHQPYGLLHGGASVLLAETLGSSAGNLCCPDGKVCVGIEINANHVRGVRQGTVTGTARPIHVGASTQVWEIRIEDEAGRLACISRLTLAVVPKA, from the coding sequence ATGGAGCCTTTGGGCATCGCCTTCACCGAAATCGGCCCCGATTACGTGCGCGGCACCATGCCGGTCGACGCGCGCACCCACCAGCCCTACGGCCTGCTGCACGGCGGCGCCTCGGTGCTGCTGGCCGAAACCCTCGGCAGCAGCGCCGGCAACCTGTGCTGCCCGGACGGCAAGGTCTGCGTCGGCATCGAGATCAACGCCAACCACGTGCGCGGCGTGCGCCAAGGCACGGTCACCGGCACCGCCCGGCCGATCCACGTCGGCGCCAGCACCCAGGTCTGGGAAATCCGCATCGAGGACGAGGCCGGCCGCCTGGCCTGCATCTCGCGCCTGACCCTGGCCGTGGTACCCAAGGCCTGA
- the pgl gene encoding 6-phosphogluconolactonase — MKMQAERLTVIEPLPLPLHEKLFDDGEQLALALARQVAADLRAALARHGEASIALSGGNTPKRFFQQLSQQTLDWARVTVLPIDERWVPAEHPRSNERLLREHLFQHNAAAARFLPLYRPVDTPEMALMPVLTKIANEGLPLDVAVLGMGDDGHTASLFPDLGHDNPALREIGLQPRGRAPVMSVRTAAMPEPRMTLTLSAIFTAPALYLHIEGESKRAVLDAARSDPRSTLPIRAALAGAPHVPTLYWSP; from the coding sequence ATGAAGATGCAGGCTGAGCGACTGACCGTGATCGAACCCTTGCCGCTGCCGCTGCACGAAAAACTGTTCGACGACGGCGAACAGCTGGCGTTGGCGCTGGCGCGGCAAGTCGCCGCCGACCTGCGCGCCGCGCTCGCGCGCCACGGCGAAGCCAGCATCGCGCTGTCCGGCGGCAACACGCCGAAGCGCTTTTTCCAGCAGCTGTCGCAGCAGACGCTGGATTGGGCGCGGGTCACCGTGCTGCCGATCGACGAGCGCTGGGTGCCGGCCGAGCATCCGCGTTCGAACGAACGCCTGCTGCGCGAGCACCTGTTCCAGCACAACGCCGCGGCGGCGCGCTTCCTGCCGCTGTATCGCCCGGTCGACACGCCCGAGATGGCGCTGATGCCGGTGCTGACCAAGATCGCCAACGAAGGCCTGCCGCTCGACGTCGCGGTGCTCGGCATGGGCGACGACGGCCACACCGCCTCGCTGTTCCCGGACCTCGGCCACGACAACCCGGCGCTGCGCGAGATCGGCCTGCAGCCGCGCGGCCGCGCGCCGGTGATGTCGGTGCGCACCGCGGCGATGCCCGAGCCGCGCATGACCTTGACCCTGAGCGCGATCTTCACCGCGCCGGCGCTGTATCTGCACATCGAAGGCGAAAGCAAGCGCGCGGTGCTCGACGCCGCGCGTAGCGACCCGCGTTCGACCCTGCCGATCCGCGCCGCGCTGGCCGGCGCGCCGCACGTGCCGACCTTGTATTGGAGTCCGTAA
- the eda gene encoding bifunctional 4-hydroxy-2-oxoglutarate aldolase/2-dehydro-3-deoxy-phosphogluconate aldolase: MTAMQDLQKRVGAVLALAPVVPVLVIDDLSHAVPLARALVAGGLPAIEVTLRTPVAMEAVRAIAAEVEGAAVGVGSVRRPQDFVDALKAGATFAVSPGSSPGLIAAAREIDLPWLPGAATASEAMALLEHGYTQLKFFPAESIGGATALKSLGGPLPELRFCATGGIGANNAREYLALANVPCVGGSWVAPAAAVKAGDWAQVEALAREAAALK; encoded by the coding sequence ATGACTGCGATGCAGGATCTGCAAAAGCGCGTCGGCGCGGTGCTGGCGCTGGCGCCGGTGGTGCCGGTGCTGGTGATCGACGACCTCAGCCATGCGGTGCCGCTGGCGCGCGCGCTGGTCGCCGGCGGCTTGCCGGCGATCGAAGTGACGCTGCGCACGCCGGTCGCGATGGAGGCGGTGCGGGCGATCGCCGCGGAAGTCGAAGGCGCCGCGGTCGGCGTCGGCAGCGTGCGGCGGCCGCAGGATTTCGTCGATGCGTTGAAGGCCGGCGCGACCTTCGCGGTGTCGCCGGGCAGTTCGCCGGGGCTGATCGCCGCGGCGCGCGAGATCGATCTGCCGTGGCTGCCGGGCGCGGCCACCGCGTCGGAAGCGATGGCGTTGCTCGAACACGGCTACACCCAGCTCAAGTTCTTCCCGGCCGAATCGATCGGCGGCGCGACCGCGCTGAAGTCGCTCGGCGGCCCGCTGCCGGAGCTGCGGTTCTGCGCCACCGGCGGCATCGGCGCGAACAACGCGCGCGAGTACCTGGCGCTGGCGAACGTGCCGTGCGTCGGCGGCTCGTGGGTGGCGCCGGCGGCGGCGGTGAAGGCGGGGGATTGGGCCCAGGTCGAGGCGTTGGCGCGCGAGGCGGCGGCGCTGAAATGA
- a CDS encoding LacI family DNA-binding transcriptional regulator: MRRPTIKDVAELAQVSLKTVSRVINDESGVRARTRARVHEAIAELEYRPDPSARSLRSAQPYALGVVYDNPNPYYIISVQNGVLAACRETGYGLQIHPCDSSSPLLAADLIDLVQGARLAGLVLAPPMSERMELVSELTAHGIKLVRIVSAAEDPRDGAPCVWVDDRDAAYDITEHLIQLGHQRIGFLWGGKSHRSSWERYKGYAQALTDYGIGEDENLVLPGDYSFDDGFRGARRLFALPDRPTAIFGSNDEIAAGVLAAAKSSGMHVPYDLSIAGFEDSPFSKQSWPTLTTARQATEEIARHAAYRLIAELRRESDTQLEPPANEGFSPILVVRGSTAPPRPAQA; this comes from the coding sequence GTGCGCCGACCCACCATCAAAGATGTCGCCGAACTCGCCCAGGTCTCGCTGAAGACCGTCTCGCGGGTCATCAACGACGAGTCCGGCGTGCGCGCCCGCACCCGCGCGCGGGTGCACGAGGCGATCGCCGAACTCGAATACCGCCCCGACCCGTCCGCGCGCAGCCTGCGCAGCGCCCAGCCGTATGCGCTCGGCGTGGTCTACGACAACCCGAACCCGTACTACATCATCAGCGTGCAGAACGGCGTGCTCGCCGCCTGCCGCGAAACCGGCTACGGCCTGCAGATCCATCCCTGCGATTCGTCCTCGCCGCTGCTGGCCGCCGACCTGATCGACCTGGTCCAGGGCGCGCGCCTGGCCGGCCTGGTGCTGGCGCCGCCGATGTCCGAGCGCATGGAGCTGGTCAGCGAACTGACCGCGCACGGGATCAAGCTGGTGCGCATCGTCTCGGCCGCCGAAGACCCGCGCGACGGCGCGCCGTGCGTGTGGGTCGACGACCGCGACGCCGCCTACGACATCACCGAACACCTGATCCAGCTCGGCCACCAGCGCATCGGCTTCCTGTGGGGCGGCAAGTCGCACCGTTCCAGTTGGGAGCGCTACAAAGGCTATGCGCAGGCGCTGACCGACTACGGCATCGGCGAAGACGAGAATCTGGTCCTGCCCGGCGACTATTCGTTCGACGACGGCTTCCGCGGCGCGCGCCGCCTGTTCGCCCTGCCCGACCGGCCGACCGCGATCTTCGGCAGCAACGACGAAATCGCCGCCGGCGTGCTCGCGGCGGCGAAGTCCTCGGGCATGCACGTGCCTTACGACCTGTCGATCGCCGGCTTCGAGGACAGCCCGTTTTCCAAGCAGTCGTGGCCGACGCTGACGACCGCGCGGCAGGCGACCGAAGAAATCGCGCGACACGCCGCGTACCGCCTGATCGCCGAACTGCGGCGCGAGAGCGACACCCAGCTGGAGCCGCCGGCGAACGAAGGCTTCAGCCCGATCCTGGTGGTGCGCGGGTCGACTGCGCCGCCGCGGCCGGCGCAGGCGTAG
- a CDS encoding AEC family transporter encodes MAFDAFALVLAMLVLGYLFQRLRALPDNAAQVLNQVVLYVCLPAAVLRYAPRLHLEPALLGVAAVPWLLLAATVLLVGLLARALKLRRDEHAVLLLTVALGNTSFLGYPLTRALIGEHALPYAVVYDQFGAFLILSTFGLWVLARYGGDTRPSAADMLRRVLRFPPLWALILGFTVMPAEPPGWIAGGLQRLSDALLPLAMLTIGLSVKLALPREELKPLAAGLALKLALMPALAWALVPLLGLQGEMARTTVLESAMPPMVTAGALAIAHGLAPRLAAAMVGYGLLLSLASLPLWAGLAVG; translated from the coding sequence TGCTGGTGCTGGGCTATCTGTTCCAGCGCCTGCGCGCCCTGCCCGACAACGCCGCCCAGGTCCTCAACCAGGTCGTGCTGTACGTCTGCCTGCCGGCGGCGGTGCTGCGCTACGCCCCGCGCCTGCACCTGGAACCGGCCCTGCTCGGCGTGGCCGCGGTGCCGTGGCTGCTGCTGGCGGCGACCGTGCTGCTGGTCGGCCTGCTCGCGCGGGCGCTGAAATTGCGCCGCGACGAGCATGCGGTGCTGCTGCTGACCGTGGCCCTGGGCAACACCAGCTTCCTCGGCTACCCGCTGACCCGCGCCCTGATCGGCGAACACGCCCTGCCGTACGCCGTGGTCTACGACCAGTTCGGCGCGTTCCTGATCCTGTCGACCTTCGGCCTGTGGGTGCTGGCGCGCTACGGCGGCGACACCCGCCCGAGCGCGGCCGACATGCTGCGGCGGGTGCTGCGTTTTCCGCCGCTGTGGGCGCTGATCCTGGGCTTCACGGTCATGCCTGCCGAACCGCCGGGCTGGATCGCCGGCGGCCTGCAACGCCTGTCCGACGCGCTGCTGCCGCTGGCGATGCTGACCATCGGCCTGTCGGTGAAGCTGGCGCTGCCGCGCGAGGAGCTCAAGCCGCTGGCCGCCGGCCTGGCGCTGAAGCTGGCGCTGATGCCGGCGCTGGCCTGGGCGCTGGTGCCGCTGCTCGGCCTGCAGGGCGAGATGGCCCGCACCACGGTGCTGGAATCGGCGATGCCGCCGATGGTCACCGCCGGCGCCCTGGCCATCGCCCACGGCCTGGCGCCGCGGCTGGCGGCGGCGATGGTCGGGTATGGCCTGCTGTTGTCGCTGGCGAGCTTGCCGCTGTGGGCGGGGCTGGCGGTAGGCTGA
- a CDS encoding HAD family hydrolase has translation MPAPIRTTFLFDLDGTLVDSVYQHVLAWKQALDADGIPLSVWRIHRKIGMSGGLFTNILLRETGIDITPERVERLHKLHAQAYAAQATQIRPLPGAVELLAYLTENEIPWAIATSGRMETARHNLVALGVDPERNVVITRDMVRYAKPDPDLFLAAADKLGADIEHSVVVGDSIWDLLAARRARALGVGLLSGGYGQDELERAGGFRVYEDPADLLKHIDEVAARA, from the coding sequence ATGCCCGCCCCGATCCGCACCACCTTCCTGTTCGACCTCGACGGCACCCTGGTCGACAGCGTCTACCAACACGTCCTGGCCTGGAAACAAGCGCTCGACGCCGACGGCATCCCGCTGTCGGTGTGGCGCATCCACCGCAAGATCGGCATGAGCGGCGGCTTGTTCACCAACATCCTGCTGCGCGAGACCGGAATCGACATCACACCCGAGCGCGTGGAGCGCCTGCACAAGCTGCACGCGCAGGCCTACGCCGCGCAGGCGACGCAGATCCGGCCGCTGCCGGGCGCGGTCGAACTGCTCGCGTACCTGACCGAAAACGAAATTCCCTGGGCCATCGCCACCAGCGGCCGCATGGAAACCGCGCGCCACAACCTGGTCGCGCTCGGCGTCGACCCCGAGCGCAACGTGGTGATCACCCGCGACATGGTGCGCTACGCCAAGCCCGATCCGGACCTGTTCCTCGCCGCCGCCGACAAGCTCGGCGCCGACATCGAGCATTCGGTCGTGGTCGGCGACAGCATCTGGGACCTGCTCGCCGCGCGCCGCGCCCGCGCGCTCGGCGTCGGCCTGCTGTCCGGCGGCTACGGCCAGGACGAACTCGAACGCGCCGGCGGCTTCCGCGTCTACGAAGACCCGGCCGACCTGCTCAAGCACATCGACGAAGTCGCCGCGCGCGCCTGA
- a CDS encoding phospholipase D family protein, with translation MNPVSRGLAALLALSLSACASLSPAQRDRASAIAAAARSAQIDCHGENACAQPSPLYDLGVKALAESAPERPRHYTVILDRGPDALLARINLIRSARHTLDLQTYIFEEDDAARLVLDELLAAARRGVRVRLLIDQLAAMRHIDTLAALAGAHVNFEIKLYNPVLHRARITYPQYALAAACCWRRLNQRMHTKLLLADSQVGISGGRNYQDDYYDWDDEYNFRDRDVIVAGPVAQVMGTDFQVFWSDRRSVPVERLADVGQRIIDDGVPLLPPSKFERPQRAQAMREAAADDAQVRERLVEPAIAVGAVRYISDTPDKHREDAESNALASDSLRNLIANSRDEVLLQTPYLVLSKSAQQLFRTLHARPDRPRVIVSTNSLAATDAFIAYALSYKYKRRYLREFGFNIYEYKPFPADAPIDIAATGAELPALGLPGLAETGADGPEGRAEPGDVSGAGLAESRRRRNDPDRSSVLYRQRYRQPLTQEYAAMRYARRRTNEPVPLKRAGVRIGMHAKSMVIDQRIGVIGTHNFDPRGDHYNTESAVVIDDPAFAQALAASIRRDIAPENSWVIARRDKPPIFSGLEYSIAKISEHLPIFDLWPVRYATSYEFVPGPDCPNPLLRTDPGFRACYKPVGDFPEVNLGVKSLTTRMFTAFGAGLAPIL, from the coding sequence TTGAACCCCGTGTCGCGCGGCCTTGCGGCCCTGCTCGCCCTGTCCCTGTCGGCCTGCGCCTCGCTGAGCCCGGCCCAGCGCGACCGCGCCAGCGCGATCGCCGCCGCCGCGCGCTCGGCGCAGATCGACTGCCACGGCGAGAACGCCTGCGCCCAGCCCTCGCCGCTGTACGACCTCGGGGTCAAGGCGCTGGCCGAATCGGCGCCGGAGCGGCCGCGCCACTACACCGTGATCCTCGACCGCGGCCCCGACGCGCTGCTGGCGCGGATCAACCTGATCCGCAGCGCGCGCCACACCCTGGACCTGCAGACCTACATCTTCGAGGAGGACGACGCCGCGCGCCTGGTCCTGGACGAACTGCTCGCCGCCGCGCGCCGCGGCGTGCGCGTGCGCCTGCTGATCGACCAGCTCGCGGCGATGCGCCACATCGACACCCTCGCGGCGCTGGCCGGCGCCCACGTCAACTTCGAGATCAAGCTGTACAACCCGGTCCTGCACCGCGCCCGCATCACCTACCCGCAGTACGCGCTGGCCGCGGCCTGCTGCTGGCGCCGGCTCAACCAGCGCATGCACACCAAGCTGCTGCTGGCCGACAGCCAGGTCGGCATTTCCGGCGGGCGCAATTACCAGGACGACTATTACGACTGGGACGACGAGTACAACTTCCGCGACCGCGACGTGATCGTCGCCGGCCCGGTCGCGCAGGTCATGGGCACCGACTTCCAGGTGTTCTGGAGCGACCGCCGCAGCGTGCCGGTCGAGCGTCTGGCCGACGTGGGCCAGCGCATCATCGACGACGGCGTGCCGCTGCTGCCGCCGAGCAAGTTCGAACGCCCGCAGCGCGCGCAGGCGATGCGCGAGGCGGCCGCCGACGACGCCCAGGTGCGCGAGCGGCTGGTCGAACCCGCGATCGCGGTCGGCGCGGTGCGCTACATCTCCGACACTCCGGACAAGCACCGCGAGGACGCCGAGAGCAACGCCCTGGCCTCGGACTCGCTGCGCAACCTGATCGCCAATTCGCGCGACGAGGTGCTGCTGCAGACGCCGTACCTGGTGCTGTCCAAGTCGGCGCAGCAGCTGTTCCGCACCCTGCACGCGCGCCCCGACCGGCCGCGGGTGATCGTCTCGACCAACTCGCTGGCCGCGACCGACGCCTTCATCGCCTACGCGCTGTCGTACAAGTACAAGCGCCGCTACCTGCGCGAGTTCGGCTTCAACATCTACGAGTACAAGCCGTTCCCGGCCGACGCGCCGATCGACATCGCCGCGACCGGCGCCGAACTGCCGGCGCTGGGCCTGCCCGGCCTGGCCGAGACCGGCGCGGACGGGCCCGAAGGGCGCGCCGAACCGGGCGACGTCTCCGGCGCAGGCCTGGCCGAATCGCGCCGGCGCCGCAACGACCCGGACCGCAGCAGCGTGCTCTACCGCCAGCGCTACCGCCAACCGCTGACCCAGGAATACGCGGCGATGCGCTACGCGCGGCGCCGCACCAACGAACCGGTACCGCTCAAGCGCGCCGGCGTGCGCATCGGCATGCACGCCAAGTCGATGGTGATCGACCAGCGCATCGGCGTGATCGGCACCCACAACTTCGACCCGCGCGGCGACCACTACAACACCGAGAGCGCGGTGGTGATCGACGATCCGGCGTTCGCCCAGGCGTTGGCGGCGAGCATCCGCCGCGACATCGCGCCGGAGAATTCGTGGGTGATCGCGCGCCGCGACAAGCCGCCGATCTTCTCCGGGCTGGAGTATTCGATCGCCAAGATCTCCGAGCACCTGCCGATCTTCGACCTGTGGCCGGTGCGCTACGCCACCAGCTACGAATTCGTGCCCGGGCCGGATTGCCCGAATCCGCTGTTGCGCACCGATCCGGGATTCCGCGCGTGCTACAAGCCGGTCGGCGATTTCCCCGAGGTCAATCTCGGGGTCAAGAGTCTGACGACGCGGATGTTCACCGCGTTCGGGGCGGGGTTGGCGCCGATTCTGTAA
- a CDS encoding ParA family protein, with translation MKTVLVASSKGGVGKTTIATHLAAQAALEGLRTALIDADPQGSSTRWAQRRSVLESAVLPLDGTRKKAWRKQLPEDAQRTVIDAPAGAMAEDLESFLEVADAVIVPVQPSTLDIEATVPFLDTLAQHPRVRRGQLRVGLVGNKLKPWTNASQQALDLLSEWPYPVVGQIRDSQAYVVMTALGKSLFDYHSQQIREHQADWAPLLKWLKK, from the coding sequence ATGAAGACCGTGCTGGTGGCCAGTTCCAAGGGCGGTGTCGGCAAGACCACGATCGCCACCCACCTCGCCGCGCAGGCGGCCTTGGAAGGGTTGCGCACGGCCTTGATCGACGCCGATCCGCAAGGCTCCTCGACCCGCTGGGCGCAGCGCCGCTCAGTCCTGGAAAGCGCGGTGCTGCCGCTCGACGGCACGCGCAAGAAGGCCTGGCGCAAGCAGCTGCCCGAAGACGCCCAGCGCACCGTCATCGACGCTCCGGCCGGCGCCATGGCCGAGGACCTGGAATCCTTCCTCGAGGTCGCCGACGCGGTGATCGTCCCGGTCCAGCCCTCGACCCTCGACATCGAAGCCACCGTGCCCTTCCTCGACACCCTGGCCCAGCACCCGCGGGTGCGCCGCGGCCAGCTGCGCGTGGGCCTGGTCGGCAACAAGCTCAAGCCGTGGACCAACGCCTCGCAGCAGGCGCTGGACCTGCTCAGCGAATGGCCGTATCCGGTGGTCGGGCAGATCCGCGACAGCCAGGCCTACGTGGTCATGACCGCGCTGGGCAAGAGCCTGTTCGACTACCACTCGCAGCAGATCCGCGAGCATCAGGCCGATTGGGCGCCGTTGTTGAAGTGGCTGAAGAAGTGA
- the edd gene encoding phosphogluconate dehydratase, with the protein MNTQLHPVVAQVTQSIVERSRARRTAYLARLDAACGSGPHRRRLSCGNLAHGFAACAPGDKQALRSGAAPNLGIVTSFNDMLSAHQPLERYPDLLKAAARDAGATAQVAGCVPAMCDGVTQGREGMELSLFSRDVIAMATAVALSHDMFDAALYLGVCDKIVPGLLIGALHFGHLPGIFVPAGPMTSGLPNDEKSRVRQRYATGEATRDELLEAEARSYHGPGTCTFYGTANSNQMLMEMMGLHLPGSSFVHPNTPLRDALTALAARRAAQITALGEDFRPIGRIVDERAIVNGVIGLHATGGSTNHLLHLVAMAAAAGIELRLEDFDALSSVVPLLARVYPNGSADVNHFHAAGGLAFLIGELLDHGLLHGDVETVAGHGLERYRVEARLGEDGEVHYVPCTRESCDTAVLRPVADPFRKDGGLRVLTGNLGIAAIKVSAVPEDRWTVEAPCRVFTEQYEVKQAFERGELDRDVIVVVRFQGPRANGMPELHQLTPTLTVLQKRGHRVALVTDGRMSGASGQVPAAIHVTPEAMVGGPLAKLRDGDVLRVDAVAGTLSVVEPADWAARENATADLSAHHVGFGRELFAAFRDAAAPADQGAGVFGPVPL; encoded by the coding sequence GTGAATACCCAATTGCATCCTGTCGTCGCGCAAGTCACGCAAAGCATCGTCGAACGCAGCCGCGCGCGCCGCACCGCCTACCTCGCCCGCCTCGACGCGGCCTGCGGCAGCGGTCCGCACCGGCGCCGGCTGTCGTGCGGCAATCTCGCCCACGGTTTCGCCGCCTGCGCGCCCGGCGACAAGCAGGCGCTGCGCAGCGGCGCGGCGCCGAACCTCGGCATCGTCACCTCGTTCAACGACATGCTCTCGGCGCACCAGCCGCTGGAGCGCTATCCCGATCTGCTGAAAGCCGCCGCGCGCGACGCCGGCGCGACCGCGCAGGTCGCCGGTTGCGTGCCGGCGATGTGCGACGGCGTCACCCAGGGCCGCGAAGGCATGGAGCTGTCGCTGTTCTCGCGCGACGTGATCGCGATGGCGACCGCGGTGGCGCTGTCGCACGACATGTTCGACGCCGCGCTGTACCTGGGCGTGTGCGACAAGATCGTGCCCGGCCTGCTCATCGGCGCTTTGCACTTCGGCCATCTGCCGGGCATCTTCGTGCCGGCCGGGCCGATGACCTCGGGCCTGCCCAACGACGAGAAATCGCGCGTGCGCCAGCGCTACGCCACCGGCGAAGCGACCCGCGACGAGTTGCTCGAAGCCGAGGCGCGCAGCTACCACGGCCCCGGCACCTGCACCTTCTACGGCACCGCCAATTCCAACCAGATGCTGATGGAGATGATGGGCCTGCACCTGCCGGGCTCCAGTTTCGTCCATCCGAATACGCCGCTGCGCGACGCGCTGACCGCGCTGGCCGCGCGCCGCGCCGCGCAGATCACCGCGCTGGGCGAGGACTTCCGCCCGATCGGGCGGATCGTCGACGAACGCGCGATCGTCAACGGCGTGATCGGCCTGCACGCCACCGGCGGTTCGACCAACCACCTGCTGCATCTGGTGGCGATGGCCGCCGCCGCCGGCATCGAGCTGCGGCTGGAGGATTTCGACGCGCTGTCGTCGGTGGTGCCGCTGCTGGCGCGGGTGTATCCCAACGGCAGCGCCGATGTGAACCACTTCCACGCCGCCGGCGGCCTGGCGTTCCTGATCGGCGAACTGCTCGATCACGGCCTGCTGCACGGCGATGTGGAAACCGTCGCCGGGCACGGCCTGGAGCGTTATCGCGTCGAAGCGCGCCTGGGCGAGGACGGCGAAGTGCATTACGTGCCGTGCACGCGCGAAAGCTGCGACACCGCGGTGCTGCGGCCGGTCGCCGATCCGTTCCGCAAGGACGGCGGCTTGCGCGTGCTGACCGGCAACCTCGGCATCGCTGCGATCAAGGTCTCGGCGGTGCCGGAAGACCGTTGGACGGTCGAAGCGCCGTGCCGGGTGTTCACCGAGCAATACGAGGTCAAGCAGGCGTTCGAGCGCGGCGAGCTGGACCGCGACGTGATCGTGGTGGTGCGTTTCCAGGGCCCGCGCGCGAACGGCATGCCGGAGCTGCATCAGCTGACGCCGACGCTGACGGTGTTGCAGAAACGCGGGCATCGCGTCGCGCTGGTGACCGACGGCCGCATGTCCGGCGCGTCGGGGCAGGTGCCGGCGGCGATCCACGTCACCCCCGAAGCGATGGTCGGCGGCCCGCTGGCCAAGCTGCGCGACGGCGACGTGCTGCGCGTGGACGCGGTGGCCGGGACGCTGAGCGTGGTCGAACCGGCCGATTGGGCGGCGCGCGAGAACGCGACGGCCGATCTGTCCGCGCACCATGTCGGCTTCGGCCGCGAACTGTTCGCCGCGTTCCGCGACGCGGCCGCGCCGGCGGATCAGGGCGCGGGCGTGTTCGGGCCGGTGCCGTTGTGA
- a CDS encoding relaxation protein — translation MQQDELTALISKTAVLMEQFERRCEELERHQRALAEHLQALAQQVPGVLRQSADDSLRTLPGAVMGKLESGLSEPVGAYEKRLRDAGSLLHDGSQTLAGQLKRMEQLHKHLVWKVVGAAFGSVLLLLLGGGWLLWQYRADIDQSRISAELLRAYNRADVTLCDGRLCANVDEKAAGYGDRKQYRPVRSR, via the coding sequence ATGCAACAGGACGAGCTGACCGCGCTGATCAGCAAGACCGCGGTGTTGATGGAACAGTTCGAGCGCCGCTGCGAGGAACTCGAGCGCCACCAGCGCGCCTTGGCCGAGCACCTGCAGGCGCTGGCGCAGCAAGTGCCCGGGGTGCTGCGGCAATCGGCCGACGACAGCCTGCGCACGCTGCCCGGGGCGGTCATGGGCAAGCTCGAAAGCGGTTTGTCGGAACCGGTGGGCGCGTACGAAAAACGTCTGCGCGACGCCGGCAGCCTGCTCCACGACGGCTCGCAGACGCTGGCCGGGCAGCTCAAGCGCATGGAGCAGCTGCACAAGCATCTGGTGTGGAAAGTCGTCGGCGCCGCGTTCGGCAGCGTGCTGCTGTTGCTGCTCGGCGGCGGCTGGCTGCTGTGGCAGTACCGCGCCGATATCGACCAGAGCCGGATCTCGGCCGAATTGCTGCGCGCCTACAACCGTGCGGACGTGACCCTGTGCGACGGGCGCTTGTGCGCGAACGTGGACGAGAAGGCCGCGGGGTATGGAGATCGCAAGCAGTATCGGCCGGTGCGCTCGCGCTAG